The following is a genomic window from Thalassophryne amazonica chromosome 14, fThaAma1.1, whole genome shotgun sequence.
CGTAGCAGAATAGTTCAGAAAACTTTTGCCAAACTCACCTTCTTCCCGACAAGTCGCgttttcttcctcctcctcaatTGTTACTTGTGTGATTACCGACTGCGAAAGGTCCATTATAAGTGCCGTTAATATTTCATAAAATTACGACGAGTtatggtaaaaacaaaaaaaaaaaagtatattttgCCACTCCCTGTCCGCATACGCGCATACTGTGCgttcaaaaaagaaaacaaaaagcgcTAGATGACTGAAAGGTGCACGCAATTAAACATATTGGTCCAAAATTCCCTCAAACACAAAGACCGACtaacacacatttattttttttgtttcctacatGTGCACTTTAAGAAATTCATCAATTTTTACCACGCTAACGTGAAGCTGACGGTTTCAAGGAAGCCCCATTCTTAAAGCCACAATGTTGAATCTGAAGcgccttcttttttctttttttttccgtgAAAGCGCGGACTAAATTCAAGAGTTTATAAAGCGATCTGTTTCTTTATCTTTCACAGCGGCATGCACGGACAGCATTCCCTATGAATGCCCTGTTTATGAAGTTTGTTCTTGTGCAATTTTGATGTTTGAATGGGGGAGCCTTGAAACAGGCCGAGAGGAGGAAGTTAGGGACCGTGGTCAAACTGTCCGCACTTTACTTCAAAGTCATTCCTCTCTTTGAAAATTTAAACTCTCCCTAAAGTCACTGGTTCATAAACGTTTCTCTCCAACTTTTTATTAAATACTACTTGTTTATGAATTGTGAAGCATTCATTcaacaaataattatttttgtgttcttagacttttattttatttgattgggTATTGGGGGGAAGTTATAAGGAAAAAGTAAATATTGGCAAatacaaaggggaaaaaaagaatgaaTGTGTACAGTGTAATGGTACAATTGGTTAGGATTGGTTCACtggcataaatggtaaatggactgcatttatatagcgcttttccattttaatcagacgctcaaagcgctttacaattatgcctcacattcaccccgatgtcagggtgctgccatacaaggcgctcactacacaccaggagcaataggggattaaaggccttgcccaagggcccttagtgattttccagtcaggtggggatttgaacccatgatcttctggactcaagcccaacactttagccactagaccatcacctcccctataagtAAGTTTTTAAGGCATAAGTTCTTTTTTACTTATTTTGAATATTTTCAACAATATTTTATAATTTATAACGGTGAGTCTAAAAACAGTAAAGTGAAAATGGTTAAAAGTACACAAAACtgaatgaaacaaaaacaaaaaaaaaaagctaaaatgaGAAAATGAACACAAAACAATTTCAAGTCCAAAAGGTGCCTTGACTCAGGCTTTATTCCATTCAATGAGATTAGGAGCACCATTCAAGgtgtttgttataaaatacattttacaAGGTCTAGAAGAGTTAACCAATCAACTACTGTATATCTATCTGTGCTGTACTATTATGCATAGGGCAGAGCCAGCTTTGAAAATATGCAGacgaacaacacagaggagaaagaggagagaGTGCAAAATCTTGACCagcagaagcttcctgcagcaaccACATGCAGCCTTTGTCAGAAACCATGCacatcaagactgggcctgttcagtcatttcAGGGTCCACCATCTCATTTGGGAATCAACCATGagacatacagtggcttgcaaaactattcagccccttggtatttcacacattttaatttgtttatggcatttcaaatacaaaaagtaaaccagactTCTCAATAtagaaatgtctaaaattatctttcttaaactgaAAGCACAAactggagcagaggaggattttcttaaaaagaagacctgaaagctcaactacaatttgccagaaggtacatctgagatgcaagcctggatttgatgttttagtgaaataagaccctcctctataccacttcatcatgaagttgtataactagagatgcaaaatgcagaatttgcactgtgcacaatttcttcaatcacagccacagaagcctaaaattttttctgggttgtctggttgtcttggtggctttcctcactgttctccttcttctcttagttgtccaggtggtttccatagtagagaagcttgaatcttcgactggactgggttgcttgatgcgcggacgtttcgcttcaaatcgcagacgcttcttcagctaaaattcttgctctggtggtctgacttgtcttgacccttgtagagagcaaacagaagccacaaaagctggagttttaaacctaaccagacccctcctaccaagaggcagactgctattggctagtgactaaacaattgcattaattagcacctattgtgctctagttagcaccctcctaatgacagggtagctgtccctcctaacgatgggactgatgcctctcctgatggcgtgaatgactcattgaGTCATTCactccaatagcagtctgcctctcggtaggaggggcctggttaggtttaaaactccagcttttgtggcttctgtttgttcttctctacaagggtcaagacagaagtcagactaccagagcaagaattttagctgaggaagcttctgcgatttgaagcgaaatgtcctcacgtcaagcaacccagtccagtcgaagattcaagcttctctactaaagaactgtctactccacacagatttaccatagagtgccatattgtttttatttcttcataactgatgtaaataaagttcaagacatattcagtgacttggaaatgttcatgtatccatctcctggcttgtctgaagaaaagtggcaattaaactgattatttacaggtattacaccaaaggggttgattacttatgcaactcatcatcttggcttttatatttttaattaatttatatcaagttgtagagatttgttttcagtttgagtttaagcaagataattttagaaatttttatattaagAAGTCTGATTTACTTTGTTTACTTGAaacaccataaacaaattaaattgtgtgaaataccaaggggctgaataattttgcaagccactgtaaagggagaaaagcagggagcctaagacagaaccttgtggaacactgaattttatgtcactaaggttagaggtagtgttattgtacaaaacccgattggacaggtatgacatcaaccacgcaagggcactcccagtaatcccaaaatgaatttccagcctgtcaagtaaaatatgatgatgcacggtatcaaacacatcactgagatctaacagcaccagaacagtagtggtgtccattgcaagcagaagatcattcaccgctttagtgagagctgtctctgtggagtgatattttctaaaagcagactgcagtggctcaaaaagattattctcaggaaggtggtccacgaggtcccatgaaaccactttttccagaattttagagcaaaatgatagatttgatgtcggcctatagtttttcaatacgctagcgtcaagattagatttcttaagtaatggtttaatcactgcagatttgaaacatttaggaacaggtcCAGAAgtaaatgagagattaataatttccagcacagttggtccaagaatgggttTTTGAGGCACAGAGCTTTTAGCCTAAATCCAGGCTTCAAAACATCTGTGCATGTTTGTGAATAGACAAAATGATGTGCACAGATGACTAGATTAATGATTTAATACAGTAATTAAACAATACAAACAACAACATAATGGATACCAAATATCAGATTATCTTCCATATCCTTGTTATTTCTCTTAAATTATATGATATTTTATGGCAAAAGAAATACAGAACCTTCATTTATTGTCAAAATAtatcatttttaaaaaagaattCACCCCAATACAAGTCATTGACAAAATATTCTAAGGTTTTTATTTGGAGCTAAACTTAAGCTATGTACAACTTTGACCACAGTATTAACATTTGTAAGAGGAAACACAACTGTAAAGAACACTGGCTGATTAGTACAGATGTGCTTTAGAAGCTCCATCACAGGATGTCAACCCGGGCAAAGGACTGGTCTGTTCCCAGGTTATTCTCCACAAACACCTCATACCTGCCGGCATCAGACATCTTTGCATTTTTGATGGTCAAGATCGTGTTGGTGTCTCCAACGTCAAAAAATATCCTGCAAGGTAGTACAGTAGCACCAATCATCATTTTTTTTTGGTCTATACGTTCACTTAAATAATGCTATGTGCACTACCAGTCAAAATGTCAGGCATACATGTGTGTCTGaccttttgactggtagtgtagggCAAGGACAGGATTAATAGAGTCAGAAACTGGAAACTTCACAAAACTAGGTCaataaaaactactgcatattcagtTCTGAAATTTAAGATTCTGGTAGATACAGGTGAGGACTAGTGGGCCTCCCATTTTAGCCTATGCTGCCATCTTTTATTATGCCAAATCATTATGACAAAATAAAAACTGACAGGACTATCAAGTTACTGGTGAAGATCTTTTGCAAACTGTAGGTCCTGCTTGTTACTAAGGTGATTGTCGCTTGTATTATTATCAAACTCCAAAATAATCCAAACCAGCACTGAATTTATTCTCCTAGCAGGTACTGTTTACCGTCAGTGGTAACACAACAGGTATTATTATAGCTCCATGCTGTGAACTTCATTTCCACCATACTGGATCCCACTTCTTTTTGTATATACAGACCTATGAAGCAAACCTACCTGTCATCCTCTTCAATGTCTTCTCCATCTTTTAGCCAGGCAACATCTGGAGGAGGCTCACCACTTATCTCTGCCTTGAGCACCACTGTCGTTCCTCTCTTGGATTTGATATTATCTTGGCCTTTGCAAACCTTAGCAGGGACTAAAAAGATAATAAACAAGCATTACACCAACCAAATGTTATCTTATGAAGAAGCATATGCCCTCATGTAGATGTGTCAGGGCCTTTGGTTTCACTAGGAGCCTGGCACTttagtgcacttttttttttaaccagtattCGGTGAAATCTGAAAACCATTCAGTCTGATGATTTGGAACTAGGAGCGTAACAATACACTAGTATCCATATTACGATACACCTATCACAATTCCATACATAATTGCATCACTGTTCCCACTAATTGTGTAGAAAATAATCTGTGGTGAATATTACAGAAAAAAACTATTCAGAAGTAtgaattgtttatttattattattgttcattatttatttactATTTGTATATTTCATAAATCATTTATTTTTCTTCTGCAAGAAGTTATTTCTTCTGTGCAACAGTGGAATTTTCACGGTATCGCAatagaaattaaaaataaaatatgatcTGATACAGGCTTCAGGATACGACTATCACAATACACAATACATGATTACACCTATAGATTTTGTATATTATTTTTGATAATTAAATATATCATTTTAAAGCTGCACTTTGCACTATCACTCCAATGTCCGACTTCCTGCAGAGGTGCTGATGTTAGTGGACGTCCATCCACAGATCAGTGCTTCCAGACAACAGCACAAGACAGCATGCAGgagagacacaacacacactcagCGATCTGAATGATATCTGCGTACATTCCATTCTCCACCCCTGAATATTTCAATGCATCAACCCCCAGGCTGCTTTGAGTGGGGCAAAAAAGGAGCAGAAAGCAGCACAGACCATCTGCACCATTTTTTTCATAGCTCACAACGCATTAATGACAGTGGTCACATTTTATAATGTAGTCTGAATATTGCGCTGTCTGTCGGTAGCTGCACAAAACAAATGTTTATGATGCTGCACTTGTACAAATGCAACATGTTAAATTTTAACTCACTCCATTCTCAAAATATAACataatactaaaataccctcggccatatgagcactgtcttctttataatttgcagttgtttaattggtatcccagtgctatATAtgcaattatacatttattgttatttaaatGAATTATTACGATCCTGTTGTCttgcttacaatttgtacatgttcagtagagctcctctatcaatcagtcagtcaTAAAGAATATTTACGTTCTGAATTTTTGACAAAAGCAGAAGTTatctttgagttagcggacgttagcATACACGCTGacgtctgtgaaatgtcttgcaaatcactccagaggtgttatcaggttacaaaaacagcgttttcagttttagaaatgtttatttccatctagcttttacataatatatgacaaagcagTTACATTTGCACACAAACGAAACGTTTTACAGCTAGCCTGTGACttcaccacgctaacgtccgcGAAATATCTTGTGAAACACTTCAGAAGTgtcattaggttccaaaaacaatgttttaagttttagaagtgtttatttatcacaAACCTTTACAGAATATGAGAGacattatataaacacataaatgaagcggttttacagagacctgccactgacgtcatgttgctgctctactctgattgactgTCACCCCAGcaccccaaaaacaaacaacaaaaaaaaaaggaacagaatgaaacaaagTGATTttataacctcttaaaataggtcaaggttaaccatcaaCATACCACAATTCCATGACTGTTACTTCATAAACACTTCCAAATAGTAGAAAAATCTAAGCAAGAACCCTCATGTTATAAACATCTCCAAGATATGTCACAAAGTTCATATTTGAACTCCTGCTTagtctgtgagacacacccactgagccaatCTGGATATTGTGACACACCTACATGATCTGTGGATGAGAGGCAGAGAAACAGGAGAGGGGGCGTGGCCAGctcttttccatttaaagcaacaggctcaGCAATAGCTTGTATTTTTAGAGacctttttttttacacaaacatCATTGCGTTTTAGGACACCTGATGATGACCCATGTTAGCTGACTGAAAATCTTTgcaaaataactttttaatgctaAAAAGAGGGTATTTCTGGTGCTTGAAGTGATTAAATTAAACTGACCAAATTACAAAATGCTTTCACACACTGGTAAATAATATTGTGACAACAAATGGCAGTTCCTGATATGAGGCTGTACAAACCTTCCACAAGAATACAAGCAGATCCAGCCGTTTGTCCAAATGGATTCTTAATGGTCACAGTGTATTTCCCCAGATCATCTAGAACTCCATCTCGAACCACGAGTGCCACAAAATCTGGGTCTTCAAAAACATAGCGGTACTTGGGTCCATCCTTAAGCTCTTTGCCTTCTTTGTACCAGATGATGAAAGGATCTGGAAAAGCACTAACTCTACACTCCAGCTTTGCAGCACTGCCCTCAACAAGCATAACATCTTTGAGATCCTGCAGGATCTTGGGAGGCCCTTTCTCCCGTAGCTCTTTGCGTGATCTATGTGGCACACAAAAGGGCTAAATTAATTCCAGTCACAAAAACAGAACGCAAACATGCACAAAGTATTAACTGACAAGAAGGCATGATTTGGTTTGTGTGATTTCAGTTGGGATGATCTGTTTTTAAGCACATTTGAAGAAAAATATAGTTGGgttttttatgttaaacatccCAGAGATTCTTCTTCTGTTAGGAAAAAATTTGACCTAAAATGACTTCTGTCACATGAAAGAAGTCCATTTGTGGACCCCTGCTAGCGTTGTGACACACAGGGAGATGGTCTGCGTTTTTATACAACATGCCCACACGATTTCAGGTTGAAAGAAGGATaggcaggcagcatggtggcttagtggttagccctgTTGCCTCACGGCAAGAAAATCAtgagttcaattcccacctgtggcctttctgtgtggagtttgcgtgtttgcatgggttccctccaggtgctagggcttcctcccacatccaaagacatgcatgttagatgAATTGGGAGCTTGAAATTGACTAGGTGTgcgagtgtgtatgtgtttgtctgcctatgtggccctgtgatagaccggcgtcctgtccagggtgtaccctggttcacgccctatgactgctgagttaGACTCCAGCCAGCACCCAGCTATCCTCACTTGTAAGTCTCATGGCAGCATTTGATTTCTCATAGTTCAGTATGCTACATCAAATTGTGCTTTATCTCTCTATTCCTCCATTATCTTTGCATGATCTGTCACCCAATTTAATGCATCTTTTCTTTAACCATTCTGTTGTCTGTATAGTATTTATTATTCTGACTGCCCAGCACTTTATagcgcagcagataacagaatatctacaggggaatcctgcaaatggtgatacaagcactaaattcAGCAcaagtactccttagacattactcttttgaaaaaactgactgggcacttgaattttcagaaggcagccaagtaggggtcaattgaacaatTACATAGGGGTAAAAATTATAatatactccaatcatattgaaaactatgccaAACTATTTGTCTGATTACAAaacttccaaaaaggtatagtttgcactgtctgtgactgaattctatggagttatggggtaaaaccagcaagaatggtaacaaaggtcaatttcagtttgtacagtggtcaaaggttaaaattgctctaattttggttaaaaagtgatgcaaattattagttgagttaataagGCTTTAAAAGGAttggtttgcaccatgtgtcatccttagttatcatgttacaggataacataggtcacatgtcatagaatacaATGGTTGTTGAAATTATCTGatgtttactttggagaccaaacattcaacacagtcaaaactattccatttattaatcctattagctcaagctataatttgcaccactttttactaaaattgaagcgactttaacttttgacacctgtacaaactgaaattgacctttgtcaccattcttgctggttttaccccataacattcagtcacagattgtccaaactatacctttttggaatatttatgatcagacaaataatatggcatagttttcaatatatttggagcatcttttcattttgacccctgtgtaattcttcaattgacccctacctggacacctattgaaaattcaagtggccaattgtttttttttgttttttttttcaaaagagtaatgtctaagcaatatttgtgccaaatttggtgcttgaatCACAATTTGAATGATTGttttagttatctgctgcactattagtcAGTAGAGTTGCTTTTGATCGTGCGATAAGTTTTgacttgatttttgattttgacaTGAAGAAATGCCAGCACGGCTTCAGGAATTTGGTACCTGTGTCCTCGATATGAGGCCTGGATACGGATAGCAGCCTCCTGGACCTGAGGATCGTTGATGTTCAGAGTGCACCCAGGAGGGGGAGTAGCCTTAGCTTTGGACATCTGTAGTGGTGAAAATTGGAAGTGGTAAAGTTGTTGCTATGAGCCAAGAATTTATCATGCAGTGATGATAAACTAGCTGGAGAACTACAGGAATGAGGtacaagaacattttatcaaagaTGTTTTTTCCCAGGTCATATTCCCAATCATTACAGTTTAAAGATACATTTCTTACCTTG
Proteins encoded in this region:
- the LOC117524618 gene encoding SPEG neighbor protein-like isoform X1 → MSKAKATPPPGCTLNINDPQVQEAAIRIQASYRGHRSRKELREKGPPKILQDLKDVMLVEGSAAKLECRVSAFPDPFIIWYKEGKELKDGPKYRYVFEDPDFVALVVRDGVLDDLGKYTVTIKNPFGQTAGSACILVEVPAKVCKGQDNIKSKRGTTVVLKAEISGEPPPDVAWLKDGEDIEEDDRIFFDVGDTNTILTIKNAKMSDAGRYEVFVENNLGTDQSFARVDIL
- the LOC117524618 gene encoding SPEG neighbor protein-like isoform X2, which translates into the protein MSKAKATPPPGCTLNINDPQVQEAAIRIQASYRGHRSRKELREKGPPKILQDLKDVMLVEGSAAKLECRVSAFPDPFIIWYKEGKELKDGPKYRYVFEDPDFVALVVRDGVLDDLGKYTVTIKNPFGQTAGSACILVEVPAKVCKGQDNIKSKRGTTVVLKAEISGEPPPDVAWLKDGEDIEEDDSCR